A window of the Acidovorax sp. YS12 genome harbors these coding sequences:
- a CDS encoding MBL fold metallo-hydrolase gives MARTNQYLHPARQPARPLEAATVLLLRDGADGALEVLMTRRSAQASFAPGAYVFPGGGIDAQDSAAHALADRRPAQGERHLTEAIAAIRESFEELGILLARHADGRWAGAADIAALDRRGPFAAQVAARGLRLAADAVYLLAHWTADRDLPKRFAVPFLVARMPPGQEPVADEAEQFEPVWVRPADALARHAAGQFFMIYPTIRTLERLAAYAHTGALLAAVAGEAPLWVSCPRAGLRHGKESRHMEHEPEFGELAMVCPDGQIVHPLEWQSERSVALRKNLQRLTAPNPGVMTGPGTNSYLVGDPATGYIAIDPGPEDLEHLQRLWRAAGGDIRMIVCTHSHADHSPGAWPLQQLCVQAGRAAPPILGLPSAPTARAAAQFTPERALQDGELLTLAGKGLEGEITHTLQVVHTPGHAANHLCLLLVEDALLFSGDHILNGSTTVIDPPDGNMADYLDALDRLDALCAAHGVEFILPAHGYVLGTARATIAQLKAHRLAREARVIAAMQALPEGTVEQWVEHAYADVPPRLWPVAQRSLLAHVERIRMLEPGND, from the coding sequence ATGGCCCGTACCAACCAATACCTGCACCCCGCGCGCCAGCCCGCCCGGCCGCTCGAGGCCGCCACCGTGCTGCTGCTGCGCGATGGGGCCGACGGCGCGCTCGAAGTGCTGATGACGCGCCGCAGCGCCCAGGCCAGCTTCGCCCCCGGCGCCTACGTGTTCCCCGGCGGCGGCATCGACGCGCAGGACAGCGCCGCCCACGCCCTGGCCGACCGCCGCCCGGCGCAGGGCGAGCGGCACCTGACCGAGGCCATCGCCGCCATCCGCGAGAGCTTCGAGGAACTGGGCATCCTGCTGGCGCGCCATGCCGATGGCCGCTGGGCCGGCGCGGCCGACATCGCCGCGCTCGACCGCCGCGGCCCCTTCGCCGCGCAGGTGGCGGCGCGCGGCCTGCGCCTGGCGGCCGACGCCGTGTACCTGCTGGCGCACTGGACGGCCGACCGCGACCTGCCCAAGCGCTTCGCCGTGCCCTTCCTGGTGGCGCGCATGCCGCCCGGCCAGGAGCCCGTGGCCGACGAGGCCGAGCAGTTCGAGCCCGTGTGGGTGCGCCCGGCCGATGCGCTGGCGCGCCACGCCGCCGGGCAGTTCTTCATGATCTACCCCACCATCCGCACGCTGGAGCGCCTGGCGGCCTACGCCCACACCGGCGCGCTGCTGGCCGCCGTGGCGGGCGAGGCGCCGCTGTGGGTGAGCTGCCCGCGCGCCGGGCTGCGCCACGGCAAGGAATCGCGCCACATGGAGCACGAGCCCGAGTTCGGCGAGCTGGCCATGGTCTGCCCCGACGGGCAGATCGTGCACCCGCTGGAGTGGCAGAGCGAGCGCTCCGTGGCGCTGCGCAAGAACCTGCAGCGCCTCACCGCCCCCAACCCGGGCGTGATGACCGGCCCCGGCACCAACAGCTATCTGGTGGGCGACCCGGCCACGGGCTACATCGCCATCGACCCCGGCCCCGAGGACCTGGAGCACCTGCAGCGCCTGTGGCGCGCCGCGGGCGGCGACATCCGCATGATCGTGTGCACGCACTCGCACGCCGACCACTCGCCCGGCGCCTGGCCACTGCAGCAGTTGTGCGTGCAGGCTGGGCGCGCCGCGCCGCCTATCCTGGGCCTGCCCTCGGCCCCCACGGCGCGCGCCGCGGCCCAGTTCACGCCCGAGCGGGCGCTACAAGATGGGGAGCTGCTCACGCTTGCTGGCAAAGGCCTGGAGGGTGAAATCACCCATACCCTGCAGGTGGTGCACACGCCCGGCCACGCGGCCAACCACCTGTGCCTGCTGCTGGTCGAGGATGCGCTGCTGTTCTCGGGCGACCACATCCTCAACGGCAGCACCACGGTGATCGACCCGCCCGACGGCAATATGGCGGATTACCTGGACGCGCTCGACCGGCTCGACGCGCTGTGCGCCGCGCACGGCGTCGAATTCATCCTGCCCGCGCACGGCTACGTGCTGGGCACGGCACGCGCCACCATCGCGCAGCTCAAGGCCCACCGCCTGGCGCGCGAGGCCAGGGTCATCGCCGCCATGCAGGCGCTGCCCGAGGGCACGGTGGAGCAGTGGGTCGAGCACGCCTACGCCGACGTGCCGCCGCGCCTGTGGCCGGTGGCGCAGCGCTCGCTGCTGGCGCACGTGGAGCGCATCCGCATGCTGGAGCCCGGCAATGACTGA
- a CDS encoding DoxX family protein, producing MKFWSHFHHPHLGALLLRTTLALLLLLLLHGWAKIRYGVGWIEGLLVQRGLPGFLAYAVYLGEVVAPLMLLVGFWVVPAAAVVVVNMVVALVLVHQGDWLALNRSGGWALELQAFYLASALVVVLTARSGK from the coding sequence GTGAAGTTCTGGAGCCATTTCCACCACCCCCACCTGGGCGCGCTGCTGCTGCGCACCACGCTGGCGCTGCTGCTGCTGCTGCTGTTGCACGGCTGGGCCAAGATCCGCTACGGCGTGGGGTGGATCGAGGGCCTGCTGGTGCAGCGCGGCCTGCCCGGCTTCCTGGCCTACGCGGTGTACCTGGGCGAGGTGGTGGCGCCGCTGATGCTGCTGGTCGGCTTCTGGGTGGTGCCCGCCGCCGCCGTGGTCGTGGTCAACATGGTCGTGGCGCTGGTGCTGGTACACCAGGGCGACTGGCTGGCGCTGAACCGCTCGGGCGGCTGGGCGCTGGAGCTGCAGGCCTTCTACCTGGCCAGCGCCCTGGTGGTGGTGCTGACCGCCCGATCCGGAAAGTGA
- the dapF gene encoding diaminopimelate epimerase: MQIRFTKMQGAGNDFIVLDETQGRLGLSPAQYRFLADRHFGVGADQILSVRAPAPQAAAEGIDFEYVIHNADGGEVEQCGNGARCFARFVHDQGLTGKDSIRVQTRAGVIAPRLTADGRVTVDMGLPRFAPQQLPFDASGLTPTPQHQGEKWPLTLDGIAPKAHVSIAIASMGNPHAVLLVDDVDTAPVAAWGPLIERHARFPARVNAGFLQIVDRAQVRLRVYERGAGETLACGTGACAAVVSGIRLGLLDGLVDVHTRGGRLSIAWAGGASDPVFLTGPATTVFEGQIELPDLL, translated from the coding sequence ATGCAGATCCGTTTCACCAAGATGCAGGGCGCGGGCAACGACTTCATCGTGCTCGACGAAACCCAGGGCCGCCTGGGCCTGTCGCCCGCGCAGTACCGCTTTCTGGCGGACCGCCACTTCGGCGTCGGCGCCGACCAGATCCTGAGCGTGCGCGCCCCCGCCCCACAGGCCGCGGCCGAGGGCATCGACTTCGAGTACGTGATCCACAACGCCGACGGCGGCGAGGTGGAGCAGTGCGGCAACGGCGCGCGCTGCTTCGCGCGCTTCGTGCACGACCAGGGGCTGACCGGCAAGGACAGCATCCGCGTGCAGACCCGCGCCGGCGTGATCGCCCCGCGCCTCACGGCCGACGGGCGCGTGACCGTGGACATGGGGCTGCCGCGCTTCGCGCCGCAGCAGTTGCCGTTCGACGCCAGCGGCCTCACGCCCACGCCCCAGCACCAAGGGGAAAAATGGCCTCTAACGCTTGATGGGATTGCGCCAAAAGCTCATGTTTCGATAGCAATCGCCTCCATGGGCAACCCGCACGCCGTGCTGCTGGTGGACGACGTGGACACGGCGCCCGTGGCCGCCTGGGGGCCGCTGATCGAGCGCCACGCGCGCTTCCCGGCGCGGGTGAACGCGGGCTTCCTGCAAATCGTCGACCGCGCGCAGGTGCGCCTGCGCGTGTACGAGCGCGGCGCCGGCGAAACGCTGGCCTGCGGCACCGGCGCCTGCGCCGCCGTGGTCTCGGGCATCCGCCTGGGGCTGCTGGACGGCCTGGTGGACGTGCACACGCGCGGCGGGCGCCTGTCCATCGCCTGGGCCGGCGGCGCCAGCGACCCCGTTTTTCTCACCGGCCCCGCCACCACCGTGTTCGAGGGCCAGATCGAACTCCCCGACCTGCTATGA
- a CDS encoding DUF484 family protein — protein sequence MTSTTSSAPLPPLSEADIAEYLINTPEFFQRHAEVLGSITIASPHGARAVSLHERQTELLREKIKGLELRVMDMVRHGNENAAIAQKIHEWACTLARAIDPADLPQVAADGIQARFDVPQAALRVWGVAPQHQGAAFASGVSEDTRAFATSLTMPFCGPNLGFEATAWLPQPEVVQSMALLPLREGTIDSTTPAFGLLVLGSPDPQRFDATMGTEFLSRMAELASAALARLR from the coding sequence ATGACTTCCACGACTTCTTCCGCACCGCTGCCGCCGCTGTCCGAAGCCGACATCGCCGAGTACCTCATCAACACGCCGGAGTTCTTCCAGCGCCATGCCGAGGTGCTGGGCAGCATCACCATCGCCAGCCCGCACGGCGCGCGCGCCGTGAGCCTGCACGAACGCCAGACCGAGCTGCTGCGCGAAAAGATCAAGGGGCTGGAACTGCGCGTGATGGACATGGTGCGCCACGGCAACGAGAACGCCGCCATCGCGCAGAAGATCCACGAATGGGCCTGCACGCTGGCGCGCGCCATCGACCCGGCCGACCTGCCCCAGGTGGCGGCGGACGGCATCCAGGCGCGCTTCGACGTGCCCCAGGCCGCGCTGCGCGTGTGGGGCGTGGCACCGCAGCACCAGGGCGCGGCGTTCGCCTCGGGCGTGAGCGAGGACACGCGCGCCTTCGCCACCTCGCTGACCATGCCGTTCTGCGGCCCCAACCTCGGCTTCGAGGCCACGGCCTGGCTGCCGCAGCCGGAGGTGGTGCAATCGATGGCGCTGCTGCCGCTGCGCGAGGGCACCATCGACAGCACCACCCCGGCCTTCGGCCTGCTGGTACTGGGCTCGCCCGACCCGCAGCGCTTCGATGCCACCATGGGCACCGAATTCCTCTCGCGCATGGCCGAACTGGCGAGCGCGGCGCTGGCGCGGCTGCGCTGA
- a CDS encoding amino acid ABC transporter ATP-binding protein: protein MIELKNVSKWYGSFQVLNDCSTSIQKGEVVVVCGPSGSGKSTLIKTINALEPIQKGEIWVNGTAVHDPKTDLPKLRSHVGMVFQHFELFPHLSVTENLTIAQVKVLGRSLDDARKRGLKMLDRVGLSAHKDKFPGQLSGGQQQRVAIARALSMDPIVMLFDEPTSALDPEMVGEVLDVMVGLANEGMTMMCVTHEMGFAKRVSNRVIFMDVGGKILEDCTKEEFFGNPDARQPRTKDFLNKILQH from the coding sequence ATGATTGAACTGAAGAACGTCTCCAAGTGGTACGGCAGCTTCCAGGTGCTCAACGACTGCTCCACCAGCATCCAGAAGGGCGAGGTGGTGGTGGTGTGCGGGCCTTCCGGCTCCGGCAAGTCCACGCTCATCAAGACCATCAACGCGCTCGAGCCGATCCAGAAGGGCGAGATATGGGTCAACGGCACGGCCGTGCACGACCCCAAGACCGACCTGCCCAAGCTGCGCAGCCACGTCGGCATGGTGTTCCAGCACTTCGAGCTGTTCCCGCACCTGTCGGTGACCGAAAACCTGACCATCGCCCAGGTCAAGGTGCTCGGCCGCAGCCTGGACGACGCCAGGAAGCGCGGCCTGAAGATGCTCGACCGCGTGGGCCTGTCGGCGCACAAGGACAAGTTTCCCGGCCAGCTCTCGGGCGGCCAGCAGCAGCGCGTGGCGATCGCGCGCGCGCTGAGCATGGATCCGATCGTGATGCTGTTCGACGAGCCCACCTCGGCGCTCGACCCGGAGATGGTCGGCGAGGTGCTCGACGTGATGGTGGGCCTGGCCAACGAGGGCATGACCATGATGTGCGTGACGCACGAAATGGGCTTCGCCAAGCGCGTGAGCAACCGCGTGATCTTCATGGACGTGGGCGGCAAGATCCTGGAGGACTGCACGAAGGAGGAATTCTTCGGCAACCCCGACGCGCGCCAGCCGCGCACCAAGGATTTCCTCAACAAGATCCTGCAGCACTGA
- a CDS encoding amino acid ABC transporter permease, producing the protein MNLNIDFSFYNWDLISNFVLKGLTFSVLLTIVATLGGVFFGTLLALMRLSGKKWLVVPATIYVNGMRSIPLVMVILWFFLLVPLIIGRPIGAESSAVITFVAFEAAYFSEIMRAGIQSIPRGQVFAGQALGMTYGQNMKLVILPQAFRNMLPVLLTQTIILFQDTSLVYAIGAYDMLKGFEVAGKNFGRPIEAYLAAAVLYFVMCYALSWSVKRLHKKIAIIR; encoded by the coding sequence ATGAACCTCAATATCGATTTCTCGTTCTACAACTGGGACCTCATCAGCAACTTCGTGCTGAAGGGCCTCACCTTCAGCGTGCTGCTGACCATCGTCGCCACGCTGGGCGGCGTGTTCTTCGGCACGCTGCTGGCGCTGATGCGCCTGTCGGGCAAGAAGTGGCTCGTGGTGCCCGCCACCATCTACGTCAACGGCATGCGCTCCATCCCGCTGGTGATGGTGATCCTGTGGTTCTTCCTGCTGGTGCCCCTGATCATCGGCCGCCCCATCGGCGCGGAAAGCTCCGCCGTCATCACCTTCGTCGCCTTCGAGGCCGCCTACTTCAGCGAAATCATGCGCGCCGGCATCCAGTCGATCCCGCGCGGCCAGGTGTTCGCCGGGCAGGCGCTGGGCATGACCTACGGGCAGAACATGAAGCTGGTGATCCTGCCCCAGGCCTTCCGCAACATGCTGCCGGTGCTGCTGACGCAGACCATCATCCTGTTCCAGGACACCTCGCTGGTCTACGCCATCGGTGCCTACGACATGCTCAAGGGCTTCGAGGTGGCGGGCAAGAACTTCGGCCGTCCCATCGAAGCCTACCTGGCGGCCGCCGTGCTGTATTTCGTGATGTGCTACGCGCTGTCGTGGAGCGTCAAGCGCCTGCACAAGAAGATCGCCATCATCCGCTGA
- a CDS encoding amino acid ABC transporter permease, which translates to MSWEWQVFCQDTITQEVGASCFGKNGDVTYLDWMLSAWGWTVSVSLLSLLIALVVGAVIGTLRTLEGRPWTVRLGNAWVEFFRNIPLLVHIFLWYHVIPAMFPAMKSLPGFVLVVFALGFFTSARIAEQVRSGIQSLPRGQRYAGMALGFTTFQYYRYVLLPMAFRIIIPPLTSETMNVFKNSSVAFAVSVAELTMFAMQAQEETARGVEVYLAVTGLYVVSAFAINRVMAFIEKRSRVPGLIAAGGGGH; encoded by the coding sequence ATGAGCTGGGAATGGCAGGTGTTCTGCCAGGACACCATTACCCAAGAGGTGGGCGCGAGCTGCTTCGGCAAGAACGGCGATGTCACCTACCTCGACTGGATGCTGTCGGCCTGGGGCTGGACGGTGTCGGTCTCGCTGCTTTCGCTGCTGATCGCCCTGGTGGTCGGCGCGGTCATCGGCACGCTGCGCACGCTGGAGGGCCGTCCGTGGACCGTGCGCCTGGGCAACGCCTGGGTCGAGTTTTTCCGCAATATTCCGCTGCTGGTCCACATCTTCCTGTGGTACCACGTGATCCCTGCGATGTTCCCGGCGATGAAGTCGCTGCCGGGGTTCGTGCTGGTGGTCTTCGCCCTGGGCTTCTTCACCTCGGCGCGCATCGCCGAGCAGGTGCGCTCGGGCATCCAGTCGCTGCCGCGCGGCCAGCGCTACGCGGGCATGGCGCTGGGCTTCACCACGTTCCAGTACTACCGCTACGTGCTGCTGCCGATGGCGTTCCGCATCATCATTCCGCCGCTCACCAGCGAGACCATGAACGTGTTCAAGAACTCGTCGGTGGCCTTCGCTGTGTCGGTGGCCGAGCTGACCATGTTCGCCATGCAGGCGCAGGAGGAAACGGCGCGCGGCGTCGAGGTGTACCTGGCCGTCACGGGCCTGTACGTGGTCTCGGCCTTCGCCATCAACCGCGTCATGGCGTTCATCGAGAAGCGCTCGCGCGTACCTGGCCTGATCGCCGCAGGCGGCGGGGGGCACTGA
- a CDS encoding amino acid ABC transporter substrate-binding protein, which translates to MKKQLLAVAVTALAATAAFAQANDTLAKIKSSGAVTLGVRESSGLGYTLGNGKYVGFHTEMGERVLADIQKQLGLAKMEIKYQPVTSQNRIPLVTNGTVDIECGSTTNSAARQKEVAFAVTTYVEEVRIAVNAKSGITGIKDLNGKTIVTTTGTTSVQTLRKNKRADGLTFKEVMGKDHADSFLMLETGRADAFIMDGSILAANISKSKSPADYKIVGEVLSVEPIACMLRKDDPAFKKAVDDSIKRQIADGSLGKLYDKWFLEPIPPANVKIGLPLSDATKEAWAHPNDKPMEAYEVK; encoded by the coding sequence ATGAAGAAGCAATTGCTGGCGGTGGCCGTCACCGCGCTGGCCGCAACCGCAGCCTTCGCCCAGGCCAACGACACCCTGGCCAAGATCAAGTCCTCGGGCGCGGTCACGCTGGGCGTGCGCGAGTCCTCGGGCCTGGGCTATACCCTGGGCAATGGCAAGTACGTCGGCTTCCATACCGAGATGGGCGAGCGCGTGCTGGCCGACATCCAGAAGCAGCTGGGCCTGGCCAAGATGGAGATCAAGTACCAGCCCGTGACGTCGCAGAACCGCATCCCGCTGGTGACCAACGGCACGGTGGACATCGAGTGCGGCTCCACCACCAACAGCGCGGCCCGCCAGAAGGAAGTGGCCTTTGCCGTGACCACCTACGTGGAGGAAGTGCGCATCGCCGTGAACGCCAAGTCCGGCATCACCGGCATCAAGGACCTGAACGGCAAGACCATCGTCACCACGACGGGCACGACCTCGGTGCAGACGCTGCGCAAGAACAAGCGCGCCGATGGCCTGACCTTCAAGGAAGTGATGGGCAAGGACCACGCCGACAGCTTCCTGATGCTGGAGACCGGCCGCGCCGACGCCTTCATCATGGACGGCTCCATCCTGGCCGCCAACATCTCCAAGTCCAAGAGCCCCGCCGACTACAAGATCGTCGGCGAAGTGCTGTCGGTCGAGCCCATCGCCTGCATGCTGCGCAAGGACGACCCGGCCTTCAAGAAGGCCGTGGACGACTCCATCAAGCGCCAGATCGCCGATGGCAGCCTGGGCAAGCTGTATGACAAGTGGTTCCTGGAGCCGATTCCCCCGGCCAACGTGAAGATCGGCCTGCCGCTGTCCGACGCCACCAAGGAAGCCTGGGCACACCCCAACGACAAGCCGATGGAGGCTTACGAAGTCAAGTAA
- a CDS encoding amino acid ABC transporter substrate-binding protein, whose protein sequence is MKKQHLGMALGFALLCCTAGAGAQGVLDRVAAGGKLVLAHRASSVPFSYVHEGKPMGYAVDLCLRLAEAVRRKTGMKDMAVAFLQVTPENRMAMVEQGKADLECGSTTNNAERREKVAFTIPHFITGTRLLMKASSKVTRMEDLAGKKLVSTRGTTAYKVAEKAGRERLMGFTLLEAPDHARAVEMVEKGEADAFAMDDVLLYSLAASRPDPKALKVEGRFLTTEALAIALPRQDAAFKQVVDEEMRRLITSREILAIYDKWFMQPIPPQGRALHLPVSYLLRDFWKYPTDQVPF, encoded by the coding sequence ATGAAGAAGCAGCACTTGGGCATGGCATTGGGCTTCGCGCTGCTGTGCTGTACCGCGGGTGCTGGCGCGCAGGGCGTGCTCGACCGGGTCGCGGCGGGGGGCAAGCTGGTGCTGGCGCACCGCGCGTCCTCGGTTCCTTTCTCCTACGTGCACGAGGGCAAGCCAATGGGCTATGCCGTCGACCTGTGCCTGCGGCTGGCCGAGGCCGTGCGCAGGAAAACCGGCATGAAGGACATGGCCGTCGCATTCCTGCAAGTCACGCCGGAAAACCGCATGGCCATGGTCGAGCAGGGCAAGGCGGACCTGGAGTGCGGCTCCACCACCAACAATGCCGAGCGCCGGGAGAAGGTGGCGTTCACCATTCCCCATTTCATCACCGGCACGCGCCTGCTCATGAAGGCGTCCAGCAAGGTCACGCGCATGGAAGACCTGGCGGGCAAGAAGCTGGTGTCCACGCGCGGAACGACGGCCTACAAGGTGGCCGAGAAGGCTGGCCGCGAGCGTCTCATGGGCTTCACGCTGCTGGAGGCGCCGGACCACGCCCGCGCCGTGGAGATGGTCGAGAAGGGCGAGGCCGACGCTTTCGCCATGGACGACGTGCTGCTCTACAGCCTGGCGGCCAGCCGCCCCGACCCCAAGGCGCTCAAGGTCGAGGGCCGCTTCCTGACCACCGAGGCCCTGGCCATCGCGCTGCCCAGGCAGGACGCTGCCTTCAAGCAAGTCGTGGACGAGGAAATGCGCCGCCTGATCACCAGCCGCGAGATCCTGGCCATCTATGACAAGTGGTTCATGCAGCCCATCCCGCCGCAGGGCAGGGCGTTGCATCTCCCGGTAAGCTATTTGCTGCGGGACTTCTGGAAATACCCTACGGATCAGGTCCCCTTTTAG
- a CDS encoding LysR family transcriptional regulator: protein METKWLEDFVSLAETRSFSRSAQLRHVTQPAFSRRIQALEAWAGTDLVDRSSYPTRLTPAGKTLYDQALEMLQGLHNTRAMLRAHTSSGKDVVAFAVPHTLAFTFFPAWVSELHAQFGPFKSRLIALNVHDAVMRLVEGGCDLLIAYHHPSQPIQLDAERYEMVSLGQEALAPYAKPDAQGQPLYRLPGAAQLPLPYLGYAAGAYLGHLTDLILKQSGIPIHLDRVYETDMAEGLKAMALEGHGVAFLPSSAVRKELAAGKLVGAAPAELREPLQMVMDVRAYRERPMGKDVPQGTAQALWAHLQAHGAPCLG from the coding sequence ATGGAAACCAAGTGGTTAGAGGACTTTGTCAGCCTGGCGGAAACGCGCAGTTTCAGCCGCTCGGCGCAGTTGCGCCATGTGACGCAGCCGGCGTTCTCGCGCCGCATCCAGGCGCTGGAGGCCTGGGCCGGCACCGACCTGGTCGATCGCAGCTCCTACCCCACGCGGCTCACCCCCGCAGGCAAGACGCTGTACGACCAGGCCCTGGAGATGCTGCAGGGCCTGCACAACACGCGCGCCATGCTGCGCGCGCACACCAGTTCGGGCAAGGACGTGGTGGCCTTCGCCGTGCCGCACACGCTGGCGTTCACGTTCTTCCCGGCCTGGGTGTCGGAGCTGCACGCGCAGTTCGGCCCGTTCAAGAGCCGCCTGATCGCGCTGAACGTGCACGATGCGGTGATGCGCCTGGTCGAGGGGGGCTGCGACCTGCTGATCGCCTACCACCATCCCTCGCAGCCGATCCAGCTGGATGCGGAGCGCTATGAGATGGTGAGCCTGGGGCAGGAGGCCCTGGCGCCCTATGCCAAGCCCGATGCACAGGGCCAGCCGCTGTACCGCCTGCCTGGCGCAGCGCAGCTGCCGCTGCCCTACCTGGGTTACGCGGCGGGGGCCTATCTGGGGCATTTGACCGACCTGATCCTCAAGCAGTCGGGCATCCCGATCCACCTCGACCGGGTCTACGAGACCGACATGGCCGAGGGGCTCAAGGCCATGGCCCTGGAAGGCCACGGCGTCGCCTTCCTGCCGTCGAGCGCCGTGCGCAAGGAACTGGCGGCGGGCAAGCTGGTGGGTGCCGCGCCCGCCGAGCTGCGGGAGCCGCTGCAGATGGTGATGGACGTGCGCGCCTACCGCGAGCGGCCCATGGGCAAGGACGTGCCCCAGGGCACGGCCCAGGCCCTTTGGGCCCACCTGCAGGCGCATGGCGCCCCATGCCTAGGGTAA
- a CDS encoding TRAP transporter small permease, with amino-acid sequence MSPTPPAGPQDDAPRPDEPRSLRLEDWLTVIVMALLALITFANVIVRYFTDTSFAWTEEISVFLMIVLALVAGSAAVARDVHIRIEWFAEGGSARRRQALARFGALMVALLFGVIAVLSVRVVWDDFRFEETSPGIGVPQWWYSVWLPVFSALIAWRAIGLFIRRGRQAPPENHHGDFQA; translated from the coding sequence ATGTCCCCCACACCTCCCGCCGGGCCGCAAGACGACGCGCCCCGCCCTGACGAGCCGCGTTCGCTGCGCCTGGAAGACTGGCTCACCGTCATCGTGATGGCGCTGCTGGCGCTGATCACCTTCGCCAACGTGATCGTGCGCTACTTCACCGACACCTCGTTCGCCTGGACCGAGGAGATTTCGGTGTTCCTGATGATCGTGCTCGCGCTCGTCGCCGGCTCGGCCGCCGTGGCGCGCGACGTGCACATCCGCATCGAATGGTTCGCCGAGGGCGGCTCCGCGCGCCGCCGCCAGGCGCTGGCGCGCTTCGGCGCGCTCATGGTGGCGCTGCTGTTCGGCGTGATCGCCGTGCTCAGCGTGCGCGTGGTGTGGGACGACTTCCGCTTCGAGGAGACCTCGCCCGGCATCGGCGTGCCGCAGTGGTGGTACTCGGTGTGGCTGCCCGTGTTCTCGGCGCTCATCGCCTGGCGCGCCATCGGCCTGTTCATCCGCCGCGGCCGCCAGGCGCCGCCGGAAAACCACCACGGGGACTTCCAGGCATGA
- a CDS encoding TRAP transporter large permease produces MIATLLFVAFLAMMFVGVPIGAALGLAGAACIALANADAQWFGLLAVPQNFYAGLGKYPLLAIPMFVLVGSIFDRSGVALRLVNFAVSIVGRGPGMLPLVAITVAMFLGGISGSGPANAAAVGGVMIAAMSRAGYPGSFSASVVGAAAATDILIPPSVAFIIYSVLVPGASVPALFAAGMVPGVLAGIALIVPAVWMARRHKMGALEADMPRPPFWQSLKEALWGLAAPVLILGGMRAGWFTPTEAAVVAVFYGLFVGMAVHRTIKVRDLFPILREAGELSAVILIVVSLAGIFAFSLSTLGVIDPVANAIVHSGLGEYGVLALLILLLITVGMFLDGISIFLIFVPLLLPIMQHYGWDPVWFGVILTLKVALGQFTPPLAVNLMVSCRIAGVRMESTVRWVGPMLLAMFLVMVAVIAFPQLALWLPAKLGY; encoded by the coding sequence ATGATCGCCACCCTGCTGTTCGTGGCTTTCCTGGCCATGATGTTCGTGGGCGTGCCCATCGGCGCGGCCCTGGGGCTGGCGGGCGCGGCCTGCATCGCGCTGGCCAACGCCGATGCGCAGTGGTTCGGCCTGCTGGCCGTGCCGCAGAACTTTTACGCCGGGCTGGGCAAGTACCCGCTGCTGGCCATCCCGATGTTCGTGCTCGTGGGCTCGATCTTCGACCGCTCGGGCGTGGCACTGCGGCTGGTGAACTTCGCCGTGTCCATCGTCGGGCGCGGCCCCGGCATGCTGCCGCTGGTGGCCATCACCGTGGCCATGTTCCTGGGCGGCATCTCGGGCTCGGGCCCGGCCAACGCGGCCGCCGTGGGCGGCGTGATGATCGCTGCCATGAGCCGCGCCGGCTACCCCGGCAGCTTCTCGGCCAGCGTGGTGGGCGCGGCGGCGGCCACCGACATCCTGATCCCGCCCTCGGTGGCGTTCATCATCTACTCGGTGCTGGTGCCCGGCGCCTCGGTGCCCGCGCTGTTCGCGGCCGGCATGGTGCCGGGCGTGCTCGCGGGCATCGCGCTGATCGTGCCCGCCGTGTGGATGGCGCGCCGGCACAAGATGGGCGCGCTGGAGGCCGACATGCCGCGCCCGCCGTTCTGGCAGAGCCTCAAGGAAGCCCTGTGGGGCCTGGCCGCGCCGGTGCTGATCCTGGGCGGCATGCGCGCGGGCTGGTTCACGCCCACCGAGGCCGCCGTGGTGGCAGTGTTCTACGGCCTGTTCGTGGGCATGGCGGTCCACCGCACGATCAAGGTGCGCGACCTCTTCCCCATCCTGCGCGAGGCGGGCGAGCTGTCGGCCGTGATCCTCATCGTGGTCTCGCTCGCGGGCATCTTCGCGTTCTCGCTGTCCACGCTGGGCGTGATCGACCCGGTGGCGAATGCCATCGTGCACTCGGGCCTGGGCGAATACGGCGTGCTGGCGCTCTTGATTCTGCTGCTCATCACCGTGGGCATGTTCCTCGACGGCATCTCGATCTTCCTGATCTTCGTGCCGCTGCTGCTGCCCATCATGCAGCACTACGGCTGGGACCCGGTGTGGTTCGGCGTGATCCTCACGCTGAAGGTGGCGCTGGGCCAGTTCACGCCGCCGCTGGCCGTGAACCTGATGGTGTCGTGCCGCATCGCCGGCGTGCGCATGGAGTCCACCGTGCGCTGGGTCGGCCCGATGCTGCTGGCCATGTTCCTGGTCATGGTGGCCGTGATCGCCTTCCCGCAACTCGCCCTGTGGCTGCCGGCCAAGCTGGGCTACTGA